A window of the Acidobacteriota bacterium genome harbors these coding sequences:
- a CDS encoding isoprenylcysteine carboxylmethyltransferase family protein produces MRLAVAAVWVVYLVLFLRLLRGSFEAKESAAGGWAGMILQLAALGAIGFFHRSPGHPGYWADMALSSLGLSCAVAAVLVTRAALSRLGRQWSLTSRVRDSHQLITDGPFSKVRHPLYLAFFLLTAGTALALADWAGIALALPLSLGGAAVRARNEERLLRKEFGERFEVYAQEVPFLLPSFLSRSSAKEG; encoded by the coding sequence ATGAGATTAGCGGTGGCGGCGGTTTGGGTGGTGTACTTGGTGCTGTTCTTACGGCTTCTGAGGGGGTCGTTTGAAGCCAAGGAATCGGCGGCTGGCGGATGGGCGGGGATGATCCTGCAGTTGGCGGCCCTGGGAGCTATCGGTTTCTTTCATCGCTCTCCGGGTCATCCCGGCTACTGGGCGGACATGGCTCTCAGCAGCCTGGGGTTGAGTTGCGCCGTGGCAGCCGTGCTGGTGACACGCGCCGCCCTTTCCCGGCTGGGCCGCCAATGGAGCCTTACGTCCAGGGTTCGCGACAGCCATCAATTGATCACCGACGGCCCATTTTCCAAGGTGCGTCATCCCCTCTACCTGGCCTTTTTTCTCCTCACCGCCGGGACCGCCCTGGCGCTGGCCGATTGGGCGGGAATCGCCTTGGCTCTGCCCCTCTCGCTGGGAGGTGCGGCGGTTCGGGCGCGCAATGAGGAAAGACTGCTGCGCAAGGAGTTTGGAGAGCGATTTGAGGTATATGCCCAAGAGGTCCCTTTTCTATTGCCCAGTTTTCTGTCAAGATCTTCAGCCAAAGAGGGCTGA
- a CDS encoding pyridoxal-phosphate dependent enzyme, translating to MSGGALSDVLIEEAAEYLRRRIRRTPVEPSPALSEMVGAPVWLKLEFLQLTGSFKIRGAYFSLSKLNAVQKARGVVTCSAGNHGKAVAYACRQMGISARIYVPSTVDEAKYQGMLELEAEVVRTEHEGYDECDEYAQREAAEMGMTFLSPFDDWNVMAGNGGSLACEVLEQTPNARSFLLPVGGGGLAAGFARYLEEECPRAYLMACQLAASPALQLSLHRGQAVTRLPGAETVAGGLEGGLGRRTFSVLKERVDEVALIEEDDLGPAMQWMIDHHQYLIEPSAAVTLAAVLCGRIGLPAQPTVIVLSGRNVALPTLRGLLEAESLESHPVRALI from the coding sequence GTGTCAGGAGGAGCACTTTCCGACGTCTTAATCGAGGAAGCCGCCGAGTACCTGCGCCGTAGGATCAGACGGACCCCCGTCGAGCCGTCTCCCGCTTTGAGCGAGATGGTGGGAGCGCCGGTGTGGCTTAAGCTGGAGTTTCTGCAGTTGACCGGGTCTTTCAAGATCCGCGGCGCCTATTTCAGCCTTTCCAAGCTGAATGCGGTTCAGAAAGCCCGCGGGGTGGTCACCTGCTCGGCGGGAAATCACGGCAAGGCGGTGGCTTACGCCTGCCGGCAGATGGGCATCAGCGCTCGGATTTATGTGCCTTCCACGGTCGACGAGGCCAAGTACCAGGGTATGTTGGAGCTGGAAGCCGAAGTGGTGCGGACCGAGCATGAGGGCTACGACGAGTGCGACGAGTACGCTCAGCGCGAAGCCGCCGAGATGGGAATGACCTTCCTTTCCCCTTTCGACGACTGGAACGTCATGGCCGGCAATGGAGGATCGCTGGCCTGCGAGGTCCTGGAGCAGACTCCCAACGCACGCAGTTTCTTGCTGCCCGTGGGCGGTGGCGGACTGGCGGCCGGGTTCGCCCGCTACCTGGAAGAAGAGTGCCCGCGGGCTTACCTGATGGCTTGTCAGTTGGCGGCATCTCCCGCCTTGCAGCTTTCCCTCCACAGGGGCCAGGCGGTGACCCGCCTGCCGGGTGCCGAAACCGTGGCCGGAGGCCTGGAAGGAGGCCTGGGCCGCAGGACGTTCAGCGTCCTCAAGGAGCGCGTGGACGAGGTGGCGCTGATCGAAGAGGACGATCTGGGCCCGGCCATGCAGTGGATGATCGACCATCACCAGTATCTGATCGAGCCCTCGGCGGCCGTGACCTTGGCTGCCGTCCTGTGCGGACGCATCGGCCTGCCCGCACAACCCACCGTCATCGTCCTCTCGGGACGCAACGTAGCCTTGCCGACCTTGCGCGGCCTCCTGGAGGCCGAATCCCTCGAGTCTCATCCCGTCCGGGCCCTCATCTAG